One segment of Zonotrichia albicollis isolate bZonAlb1 chromosome 4, bZonAlb1.hap1, whole genome shotgun sequence DNA contains the following:
- the LOC141728816 gene encoding histone H3 yields the protein MARTKQTARKSTGGKAPRKQLATKAARKSAPATGGVKKPHRYRPGTVALREIRRYQKSTELLIRKLPFQRLVREIAQDFKTDLRFQSSAVMALQEASEAYLVGLFEDTNLCAIHAKRVTIMPKDIQLARRIRGERA from the coding sequence ATGGCGCGCACGAAGCAGACAGCGCGGAAGTCGACGGGCGGCAAGGCGCCCCGTAAGCAGCTGGCCACCAAGGCTGCCCGCAAGAGCGCGCCGGCCACGGGCGGCGTCAAGAAGCCGCACCGCTACCGGCCCGGCACGGTGGCGCTGCGCGAGATCCGGCGCTACCAGAAGTCCACGGAGCTGCTGATCCGCAAGCTGCCCTTCCAGCGCCTGGTGCGCGAGATCGCGCAGGACTTCAAGACCGACCTGCGCTTCCAGAGCTCGGCCGTCATGGCGCTGCAGGAGGCCAGCGAGGCCTACCTGGTGGGGCTCTTCGAGGACACCAACCTGTGCGCCATCCACGCCAAGCGCGTCACCATCATGCCCAAGGACATCCAGCTGGCCCGCCGCATCCGCGGAGAGCGCGCGTAA
- the LOC141728817 gene encoding histone H2A type 2-C, whose product MSGRGKQGGKARAKAKSRSSRAGLQFPVGRVHRLLRKGNYAERVGAGAPVYLAAVLEYLTAEILELAGNAARDNKKTRIIPRHLQLAIRNDEELNKLLGKVTIAQGGVLPNIQAVLLPKKTESHKAKSK is encoded by the coding sequence ATGTCGGGTCGCGGGAAGCAGGGCGGCAAGGCGCGGGCCAAGGCCAAGTCGCGCTCGTCGCGGGCCGGGCTGCAGTTCCCCGTGGGCCGCGTGCACCGGCTGCTGCGCAAGGGCAACTACGCGGAGCGCGTGGGCGCGGGCGCGCCGGTGTACCTGGCGGCCGTGCTGGAGTACCTGACGGCCGAGATCCTGGAGCTGGCGGGCAACGCGGCCCGCGACAACAAGAAGACGCGCATCATCCCCCGCCACCTGCAGCTCGCCATCCGCAACGACGAGGAGCTCAACAAGCTGCTGGGCAAGGTGACGATCGCGCAGGGCGGCGTGCTGCCCAACATCCAGGCCGTGCTGCTGCCCAAGAAGACGGAAAGTCACAAAGCCAAGAGCAAGTAA
- the LOC102074634 gene encoding histone H1.03 — protein sequence MAETAPLAAPDVAAAAPAPAKAPAAKKPKKAASGSKARKPAGPSVTELITKAVSASKERKGLSLAALKKALAAGGYDVEKSNSRIKLGIKSLVSKGVLVQTKGTGASGSFRLSKKPGEGKEKAPKKKTAAAKPKKPAAKKPASAAKKPKKPVTAKKSPKKAKKPAAAAAKKAAKSPKKATKAAKPKKAAAAAKSPAKAKAVKPKAAKPKAAKPKAAKTKKAAPKKK from the coding sequence ATGGCCGAGACCGCTCCCCTCGCCGCGCCCGAcgtcgccgccgccgccccggccccggccaaAGCCCCCGCCGCCAAGAAGCCGAAGAAGGCGGCGAGCGGCTCCAAGGCCCGCAAGCCCGCGGGGCCCAGCGTCACCGAGCTGATCACCAAGGCCGTGTCCGCCTCCAAGGAGCGCAAGGGGCTCTCGCTCGCCGCGCTCAAGAAGGCGCTGGCCGCCGGCGGCTACGATGTGGAGAAAAGTAACAGCCGCATTAAACTAGGCATCAAGAGCCTGGTCAGCAAAGGTGTCCTGGTGCAGACCAAGGGCACCGGCGCCTCCGGCTCCTTCCGCCTCAGCAAGAAACCCGGAGAAGGCAAGGAAAAAGCCCCGAAGAAAAAAACTGCCGCAGCCAAGCCCAAGAAGCCGGCGGCGAAGAAGCCCGCCAGCGCCGCTAAGAAGCCTAAGAAGCCGGTGACCGCGAAGAAGAGCCCCAAGAAAGCCAAGAAGCCGGCGGCCGCCGCAGCCAAGAAAGCAGCGAAGAGCCCCAAGAAGGCGACAAAGGCTGCCAAGCCCAAAAAAGCGGCGGCAGCAGCCAAGAGCCCGGCTAAGGCGAAAGCGGTGAAGCCCAAAGCAGCCAAGCCCAAGGCGGCCAAGCCGAAAGCAGCCAAGACGAAGAAGGCAGCAcctaagaaaaaataa
- the LOC102075163 gene encoding histone H4, with amino-acid sequence MSGRGKGGKGLGKGGAKRHRKVLRDNIQGITKPAIRRLARRGGVKRISGLIYEETRGVLKVFLENVIRDAVTYTEHAKRKTVTAMDVVYALKRQGRTLYGFGG; translated from the coding sequence ATGTCCGGCCGGGGCAAGGGCGGTAAGGGGCTCGGCAAGGGCGGCGCCAAGCGCCACCGCAAGGTGCTGCGCGACAACATCCAGGGCATCACCAAGCCGGCCATCCGCCGCCTGGCTCGGCGCGGCGGCGTCAAGCGCATCTCGGGGCTCATCTACGAGGAGACGCGCGGCGTGCTCAAGGTCTTCCTGGAGAACGTCATCCGCGACGCCGTCACCTACACGGAGCACGCCAAGAGGAAAACGGTCACGGCCATGGACGTAGTCTACGCCCTTAAGCGCCAGGGTCGTACCCTCTACGGCTTCGGCGGCTAA